Proteins encoded within one genomic window of Panicum virgatum strain AP13 chromosome 1N, P.virgatum_v5, whole genome shotgun sequence:
- the LOC120653434 gene encoding protein FAR1-RELATED SEQUENCE 5-like translates to MTPAEKKFIEILQNSRVPPRKVMSIFRMLRTHIRAVGFDARDVTNLKSQENKKHRNKDVDELLTLFKDRQKRIPGFYYSLQTDEDGTVRSVFWTDAVGRSNYKVYGEYISFDTTFSTNVYDMPFAPIVGVDNHGKTILF, encoded by the coding sequence ATGACACCAGCTGAGAAGAAGTTTATCGAAATATTGCAGAACAGCAGGGTGCCTCCAAGAAAAGTAATGTCCATATTCAGAATGCTGAGGACCCATATTCGAGCTGTGGGTTTCGATGCAAGAGATGTCACAAATTTGAAAAGCCAAGAAAATAAGAAGCATAGGAACAAGGATGTTGATGAGTTGCTGACATTGTTCAAAGATAGGCAGAAGAGAATACCAGGATTTTACTACAGCTTGCAGACAGATGAAGATGGAACAGTACGTAGTGTGTTTTGGACAGATGCAGTTGGCAGGTCAAACTACAAGGTTTAtggagagtacatatcatttgACACCACGTTCAGCACTAACGTCTATGACATGCCATTTGCACCAATAGTGGGAGTGGACAACCATGGCAAGACAATTCTATTTTGA